A region of the Cannabis sativa cultivar Pink pepper isolate KNU-18-1 chromosome 3, ASM2916894v1, whole genome shotgun sequence genome:
tgtgactcacgggtgctttgtggcgcaggtaagggcaaggcaaaGTTAGAACAACCATGAGATGGcgatcttctccagcaatgtacatattgaccccaCCAGCTTGCGTGTTGAGTTGACAGGAGTTGTTTTAGATTGGCTGTGTCTTGTGTCTGCTGtattttgaattgtattttgaaCTGTTGTTGTATATCATCTTTTGGATAAAtcttttataacagggattTCCGGAACTCCTTTTTactgccgttataatgtccgtttttagtattttattttagtcaagtttttattatcctcacagtttttaataattaattactatattagtattaaactagttttataaattcacacacgtggcgttcctatagattagggcgttacaacttggtatcagagcagccatggttttaaaggtcctgaagactggtcgaatatgtacatttgctgCGAGGACAGGTCGACTCATGGTATAGTAAGTGTTTATGTTATTTGCTATTGCCTTACCTGTTTAGACAAGTATAGTGTATGATGAGAAGAAGTAGTGTGTGAATAGCATATGCATATTGATGTTGATATTGTTTGAATTCTAAATCGTTGAAGGTTTTGGGTTGCAGGATATTGGATCATGCAACGGCGATCTGGCCGTTTAAACCGCGAGCTGGAGCTCGGGTTAGGTGGTGGGGAAGAGCATCCTCCACCCCTCAAAACTGGGAACAACTATTTGCTGCCATGCAAGAGACGATTAGGCAGCAAGGGGAGCAGATTCGAGACCTGAGAGAGCAACAGGCTCGTCCTGCACCTATACTGGCACCTCAGGTAGTGCCACCGAATGTGGGGGATCGTATGGAACCAATTTATGAGCGGTTCAGGAAACAAAACCCACCTGTGTTTGAGGGTGGCCCAGACCCACTGAAAGCAGAACAGTGGATGACTATGATTGCTTCTATCTTTGATTTCATGCGGGTAGAAAATAATGATCGGGTACGATGTGCTATTTATATgttacgagatgatgcccggaTATGGTGGGAGATTGTTTCCCAAGGTCATAATCTGAATACTATGACTTGGGATGCATTCAGGGCACTGTTTTATGAGAAATATTATAATGAATCCATTCGTGCCGCTCAAGCTGAAGAGTTCGCACGATTGGTTCAAGGTAGCATGACTGTGACTGAATATGCTACCAAGTTTGACAGGCTAGCCAAGTTTGCTTCTGATGAAGTGGCCAGTGATGCTGCAAGAAAAGCTAAGTTTATCAGAGGTCTTGAAGAGTATATTGCTAGAGATGTGATTATGGCAGCCAAACAATCAGGGATCGTGAAGACTTATCCTCAGATTGTGGACTTAGCTCTCACTGCTGAGGGGGCTGAAAGCATGATTCGTAAAAAGAGTACTCAGAGGAAGGACGTGTGGAAAACCTCATCTAGTACTGGAGTGAGTAAAAGCTTTAGCCCCAATGACCGAAAAAGGAAACCAGATGGACCACTGGTTGTGGGTCCAAACAGAAAGTTTCAAGGTAACCAGGGCTTTCGTCGAGGCAGAAATGAGGTTTGGCAGCCTTACCCTGAATGCCCAAAATGCAAGAGACATCACTTGGGTGAATGCCGGTCTAGAGTTTGCTACCAATGTGGAGTAGCAGGTCATTTCAAGAACAACTGTCCACAGCTACAAAAGCCCGAGGCTAAGAAAGAAAGTCCTGTGGTTCCTGCTAGGGTGTTTGCTTTGACCCAAGCAGATGCTGAAGCTGGCCCTTCGACTGTTACAGGTGAGATATCTATTGGTGGTATTATGTTTactattttgattgattctggtgccacaCATTCATATATTTCTAGTAGAATCATTGAGAAATTGAGTAGGCCATGTGATATCATGTCTAGTGGATTTGGTACCTTGTTACCTACTGGAGAAGTGGTAATCTCCAGGAGGTGGGTAAGGTCTCTCCCAGTGTTAGTAGAAGGGAGAGAATTGTCAGTGGATCTGATTGAATTAGACTTAGAAGATTTTGAtgcaatcctgggaatggattggTTGACTAAGTACAATGCTACTATAGATTGTAAGagaaaaatggtgacttttgaacCAGAGGGTGAGATTCCATTTGTTTTTATGGGAAAGGTgcagggatctcggattcctTTGATATCGGCACTTAGGACCAGGGAATTATTACGAGAAGGATGTATGGGATACCTGGCTAGTGTGTTGGATACCACAAAAGATACACCTGAGGGGTCGGAAAAGGTTCGAGTAGTATGTGAATTTCCAGATGTATTCCCGGAAGAGTTACCGGGATTACCACCAAAAAGAGAGATTGACTTCGAAATTGAATTAGTACCTAGGGTTGAGCCAGTTTCTAAGGTTCCATATAGAATGGAACCGACAGAATTGAAAGTCCAATTACAGAACCTACTTGATCTACGATTCACGAGGCCGAGTACCTctccttggggtgcaccagttttgtttgtcaagaagaaggatggatcgtTACGTATGTGCATTGATTATCGTGAATTGAACAAGTTGACAATAAAGAACAAATATCCTTTGCCAAGGAtagatgatttgtttgatcagttACAGGGAAAGACCATCTTCTCCAAAATTGaccttcgatctggttatcaccagtTGAGGATTCGGGAAGAGGATATTCCCAAAACAACTTTTCGCACTCGATATGGGCACTACGAGTTCTTATTGATGTCCTTCGGCTTGACTAATGCAccagcagcatttatggacttaatgaATCGGGTATTTAAGGACTTTCTAGATAActttgtgattgtgtttattgatgacattCTAGTCTATTCTGAATCGGAAGAAGCTCATGAACAACACCTCCGTATGGTATTGCAGCGTcttcgagaacacaagctttatgcaaagttcaagaagtgtgaattctggttgtcccaAGTGAGTTTCTTAGGACACGTGGTAAGTAAGGATGGGATTCTGGTAGATCCAGTGAAGATTGAAGCTGTTCGAGATTGGCC
Encoded here:
- the LOC133035636 gene encoding uncharacterized protein LOC133035636; amino-acid sequence: MQETIRQQGEQIRDLREQQARPAPILAPQVVPPNVGDRMEPIYERFRKQNPPVFEGGPDPLKAEQWMTMIASIFDFMRVENNDRVRCAIYMLRDDARIWWEIVSQGHNLNTMTWDAFRALFYEKYYNESIRAAQAEEFARLVQGSMTVTEYATKFDRLAKFASDEVASDAARKAKFIRGLEEYIARDVIMAAKQSGIVKTYPQIVDLALTAEGAESMIRKKSTQRKDVWKTSSSTGVSKSFSPNDRKRKPDGPLVVGPNRKFQGNQGFRRGRNEVWQPYPECPKCKRHHLGECRSRVCYQCGVAGHFKNNCPQLQKPEAKKESPVVPARVFALTQADAEAGPSTVTGKGKAKLEQP